The stretch of DNA GGCCGATCGCAGCCGCCAATGCCTTCTCTTCAGCCTGCTGCATCAGTTGGGCATCCGGCTCGCCCGAATAGGTCGTCTTGTCCTTGCCTTCCTCGATGCGCAGAATATTTCCGGCACGCTTCACCCCGGCAAGCAGGCTTTCGCCATCCTCCGTCGCCAGGAATTGCCCCAGCGCCTCGACCCGACGCACGATCAGCCACAGATCATCCTGGCCACCCAGCGAGAACACCGCATCGATGAGGTCGTGCCGGGCTCCCTGCTCGCGCAGGTAAACCTTCAGCCGATCCGCGAAGAACGCGAGCAGGTCCTGATCGGTCGCAGCGTCACGCCCGGCAAAGCGCGCCCGATGTCCGGCGATCAGCCTAGACAGCGGCAGCCGCAAGCTGCCATCCAGCACCATGCGGATAATCCCAAGCGCTGCACGCCGCAATGCGAACGGATCCTTGGACCCCGTGGGCTTCTCGTCGATGGTCCAAAACCCGACCAGCGTGTCGAGCTTGTCCGCGATCGCCACCGCCTGGGCAACCTTGCTCGCCGGAATGGCATCCGATGGCCCCTGCGGCTTGTAATGCTCGCCAATAGCGGCTGCGACCTCCCCATCAAGCCCCTGGTCGAGCGCGTAATACTGGCCCATCAGGCCCTGAAGCTCCGGAAACTCGCCCACCATGCCGGAGACGAGATCGGCCTTCGCGAGCCGCGCCGCATGCTGCGCCCTCTCGGCATCCGCGCCAATCAGCGCCGCGATCTCACCCGCCAGCGCCTCAATCCGCCGGACCTTATCCGCAACCGTCCCGAGCTTCTCATGGAAACGCACCGCCTCGAGCTTTGCCGCCATCTCTTCGAGCGGCACCTTGCGGTCCTGATCCCAGAAGAATTTCGCATCCGACAGGCGCGCCGCGATGACTTTGTTATTCCCTTCGACAATCCGCCGCCCGCCATCCTCGGCCTCGATATTCGCAACGAGCAGGAAGCGATTGGCAAGCTTGCCGTCTCGTCCCCTGAGCGCGAAACATTTCTGATGGGCCTTGATCGAGGTGATGATCACCTCCGGCGGCACATCCAGAAAGCTTTCCTCGAACGAGCCCATGAGCACGGTCGGCCACTCCGTGAGGCCCGCATTCTCCGCAACGAGCGCCTCGTCCTCGATCAGTGAATAGCCTTGCGCAAAGGCGAGATTGCGCGCGGCATTGCGGATCACGTCCTGCCGCTCCTCGGGATCGATGATGACCTTGCGGCGCTTGAGCTCCCGCTCGTAATCCTCGAGCCGGCGCACCTCGAACGCATCCGGCGCCATGAACCGGTGCCCATGGGTCATCCGCCCCACGCTCACACCGGGAATATCGAAGGGCACCGCCTCCCCATCGAAGCTGCAGATGATGGAATGCAACGGACGTACCCAGCGCAAACTCCCTGCCCCCCAGCGCATGGACTTGGGCCAAGGGAATTTCGCAACCGCTGCCGGCATGATCT from Rhodoligotrophos sp. CJ14 encodes:
- the glyS gene encoding glycine--tRNA ligase subunit beta, producing the protein MPELLVELFSEEIPARMQRQAAEDLRKLVTDALVEQGLVYEGAKAMATPRRLTLVVDGLPGRQPDRREERKGPRVDAPQKAIDGFLAAAGVTLEQCAVQEDRKGAFYVARIEKPGRPAEEIIAEIMPAAVAKFPWPKSMRWGAGSLRWVRPLHSIICSFDGEAVPFDIPGVSVGRMTHGHRFMAPDAFEVRRLEDYERELKRRKVIIDPEERQDVIRNAARNLAFAQGYSLIEDEALVAENAGLTEWPTVLMGSFEESFLDVPPEVIITSIKAHQKCFALRGRDGKLANRFLLVANIEAEDGGRRIVEGNNKVIAARLSDAKFFWDQDRKVPLEEMAAKLEAVRFHEKLGTVADKVRRIEALAGEIAALIGADAERAQHAARLAKADLVSGMVGEFPELQGLMGQYYALDQGLDGEVAAAIGEHYKPQGPSDAIPASKVAQAVAIADKLDTLVGFWTIDEKPTGSKDPFALRRAALGIIRMVLDGSLRLPLSRLIAGHRARFAGRDAATDQDLLAFFADRLKVYLREQGARHDLIDAVFSLGGQDDLWLIVRRVEALGQFLATEDGESLLAGVKRAGNILRIEEGKDKTTYSGEPDAQLMQQAEEKALAAAIGQAEAEAQSAIRREDFEGAMRALAALRAPVDAFFDKVTVNADNAPLRENRLKLLSRIRQSTQQVADFSRIEG